Proteins encoded together in one Deltaproteobacteria bacterium window:
- a CDS encoding HAMP domain-containing histidine kinase — protein sequence THKLLSFARRTDARTTEIDLPVLLEEIIAFSAQKAKYGKVHIKTEIDPDLPPLHASPTELQQVVLNLVNNAIDAMDKPEGVIVIRARHEDDNVVIDVADNGQGIPSANLQRLFEPFFTTKPVGKGTGLGLSICYGIINKMGGTISVESELGEGTVFHITLPTRPRSGGAPAVQH from the coding sequence ACCCACAAGCTCCTGAGCTTCGCCCGTAGGACCGACGCTCGGACCACGGAGATCGACCTGCCTGTGCTTCTGGAGGAGATCATCGCCTTTTCGGCCCAGAAGGCCAAATACGGCAAGGTCCACATCAAGACCGAGATCGATCCCGATCTGCCGCCCCTGCACGCATCGCCCACCGAACTCCAGCAAGTCGTTCTGAACCTAGTCAACAACGCCATCGACGCCATGGACAAGCCCGAAGGGGTGATCGTCATCCGGGCCCGGCACGAGGACGACAACGTGGTCATCGACGTGGCCGACAACGGCCAGGGCATCCCCAGCGCCAACCTTCAGCGCCTGTTCGAGCCTTTCTTCACCACCAAACCCGTGGGCAAGGGCACAGGCCTCGGCCTGTCCATCTGCTACGGAATCATCAACAAGATGGGCGGAACCATCTCGGTGGAGAGCGAACTCGGCGAAGGAACCGTCTTTCACATCACCCTCCCGACCAGGCCCCGATCCGGGGGGGCACCGGCAGTTCAACACTAA
- a CDS encoding response regulator, producing the protein MSLPIAKVILIDDEVGFLNIMKKRLESRDLDIQTAESGPEALEVMGKSPDLDVAILDVKMPGMDGIETLGEIRKHFPLIEVVMLTAHATVETAIDGMKKGAFDYLMKPCDIDKLIEIVRRAKVKKTAHEEKILQAHIQEITNRMGG; encoded by the coding sequence ATGTCATTACCCATCGCCAAGGTCATCCTCATCGACGACGAGGTTGGATTCCTGAACATCATGAAAAAGCGCCTGGAGTCCCGCGATCTGGACATCCAGACGGCCGAAAGCGGTCCCGAGGCCCTCGAAGTCATGGGCAAGAGCCCGGATCTGGACGTGGCCATCCTGGACGTCAAGATGCCCGGCATGGACGGCATCGAGACCCTGGGCGAAATCCGCAAGCATTTCCCCCTGATCGAGGTCGTCATGCTCACGGCCCACGCCACCGTTGAAACTGCCATCGACGGCATGAAAAAAGGAGCCTTCGACTACCTCATGAAGCCCTGCGACATCGACAAGCTCATTGAGATCGTCCGGAGGGCCAAGGTCAAGAAAACAGCCCACGAGGAAAAGATCCTCCAGGCTCACATCCAGGAAATTACCAATCGCATGGGCGGGTAG
- the obgE gene encoding GTPase ObgE → MRFVDEAIITVRSGKGGNGCVSFRRERCVPRGGPNGGDGGSGGSVTIRADSRLLTLYDFRHKRVHEAENGRPGMGRMCNGPAGKDLIVEVPLGTIIHEVDEDGRNTLLADLKTHGQEILVAQGGRGGKGNTHFKSSTMRAPRFAQPGEPGVERRIRLELKVMADVGLIGLPNAGKSTFISKVSGARPRIAPFPFTTLTPKLGVVEDDFGRRMILADIPGLIKGAHLGQGLGHTFLRHVERTRCLVHILGADEIGREDPWEGFALVDDELAKFSPGLAGKDQIRVVNKIDLWTPEERAWFEERARDDKGRILFMSALDGRGVDEVMAAIWARWETTEERMSGLEDNPALDGGEEDGDGC, encoded by the coding sequence ATGCGATTCGTTGATGAAGCGATAATCACGGTGCGGTCCGGAAAGGGCGGGAACGGATGCGTGTCCTTTCGGCGGGAACGGTGCGTGCCCCGGGGCGGTCCCAATGGCGGCGACGGCGGCAGCGGCGGGAGCGTGACTATCCGGGCCGACTCCAGGCTTCTGACTCTCTACGATTTCCGGCACAAGCGGGTTCACGAGGCTGAGAACGGGCGTCCGGGTATGGGAAGAATGTGCAATGGACCGGCTGGCAAGGACCTAATCGTCGAGGTCCCGCTGGGAACCATCATCCACGAAGTGGACGAGGACGGCCGCAACACCCTTTTGGCGGACCTGAAGACCCACGGCCAGGAGATTCTGGTGGCCCAGGGGGGACGGGGCGGCAAGGGCAATACCCATTTTAAGTCTTCGACCATGCGGGCCCCTCGGTTCGCCCAGCCCGGAGAACCGGGAGTGGAGCGTCGCATCCGTCTGGAGCTCAAGGTCATGGCCGACGTAGGGCTCATCGGTCTTCCCAATGCGGGCAAGTCGACATTTATTTCCAAGGTATCCGGGGCCAGGCCAAGGATCGCTCCCTTTCCGTTCACGACCCTGACCCCCAAACTCGGGGTGGTGGAGGACGATTTCGGCCGAAGGATGATCCTGGCCGACATCCCGGGGCTCATCAAGGGCGCTCATCTTGGACAGGGGCTGGGGCACACCTTTCTGCGCCACGTGGAGCGGACCCGGTGTCTGGTCCACATCCTGGGCGCGGACGAGATCGGCCGTGAGGATCCCTGGGAAGGTTTTGCCCTGGTGGACGACGAATTGGCCAAGTTCAGCCCCGGACTGGCCGGAAAAGATCAAATCCGGGTGGTCAACAAGATCGACCTCTGGACCCCGGAGGAAAGGGCCTGGTTCGAGGAGCGGGCCCGCGACGACAAGGGCCGGATCCTATTCATGTCGGCCCTGGACGGCCGGGGAGTGGACGAGGTCATGGCGGCTATATGGGCCCGTTGGGAGACAACCGAGGAGCGAATGTCCGGCCTGGAGGACAATCCGGCCTTGGATGGAGGCGAGGAGGACGGCGATGGGTGTTGA
- the proB gene encoding glutamate 5-kinase, whose protein sequence is MGVESDASDWRVFRRRILESARRVVIKVGSAVLTGEQGLDLRRMHRLADQLAGIMDRGVSVVLVSSGAVAAGRRVITTSGHGGCLAGKQALSAVGQSRLMHVYDEIFANYGKITAQILLTKDDLKSRTRFLNARNTFSQLLSWGVLPIVNENDTVAVQELKFGDNDTLAALILNVVEAQLFVNLTSAEGVFDDNPLENPEAKILSCIERIGDLNLARICRGKTTEGSGGMYSKLLAAKRAAQIGVPTLVLSGKMPFGLEKAFAGEDVGTWVMPEGKAISRKKFWMAYNQDTAGEVVVDQGAVAALTGRGKSLLPAGIVDIRGRFGVGALVRILGPDDEPLAVGLTNYTSNDLRRIMGRNTSEIKDILGQISYPEAIHRDNMLLDAAF, encoded by the coding sequence ATGGGTGTTGAGTCCGATGCGAGCGATTGGCGGGTATTCCGCCGACGAATCCTGGAATCGGCCCGCCGGGTGGTCATCAAGGTCGGCAGCGCGGTCCTGACCGGCGAACAGGGCCTGGATCTGCGACGCATGCACCGTCTGGCCGACCAGTTGGCCGGAATCATGGACCGGGGGGTGTCGGTGGTGCTGGTTTCATCCGGGGCCGTGGCCGCTGGGAGGAGGGTGATCACGACCAGCGGGCATGGCGGATGTCTGGCCGGGAAACAGGCCCTGTCGGCCGTGGGACAGAGCCGGCTTATGCACGTCTATGACGAGATATTCGCCAATTACGGCAAGATCACGGCTCAGATCCTCCTGACCAAGGATGACCTGAAGAGTCGGACCCGGTTCCTGAATGCCCGGAACACGTTCAGCCAGCTTTTGTCCTGGGGGGTGCTGCCCATCGTCAACGAGAACGACACCGTGGCCGTGCAGGAATTGAAATTCGGCGACAACGACACCCTGGCGGCCCTGATTCTGAACGTGGTCGAGGCCCAACTGTTCGTCAACCTGACCTCGGCCGAGGGGGTCTTCGACGACAATCCCTTGGAAAACCCCGAGGCCAAAATATTGTCCTGCATCGAGCGGATCGGCGACCTGAACCTGGCTCGGATCTGCCGGGGAAAGACCACCGAAGGCAGCGGAGGGATGTACAGCAAGCTGTTGGCGGCCAAGCGGGCGGCCCAGATCGGGGTTCCAACCCTGGTCCTGTCGGGAAAGATGCCCTTCGGTCTGGAGAAGGCCTTTGCCGGGGAGGATGTGGGAACCTGGGTCATGCCCGAGGGCAAGGCCATTTCGCGGAAAAAGTTCTGGATGGCCTACAACCAGGACACGGCCGGAGAGGTCGTCGTGGACCAGGGAGCTGTGGCGGCCCTGACGGGCCGGGGGAAGAGTCTGCTTCCAGCAGGGATCGTGGACATCCGGGGCCGGTTCGGGGTCGGGGCATTGGTCCGGATTCTCGGGCCGGACGACGAACCCCTGGCCGTGGGCCTGACCAACTACACCAGCAACGACCTTCGACGGATCATGGGCCGCAACACCTCGGAGATCAAGGATATCCTGGGCCAGATATCCTATCCGGAAGCCATCCACCGGGACAACATGCTTTTGGACGCGGCCTTCTGA
- a CDS encoding response regulator, whose amino-acid sequence MSDADSSAQSASRPPVRLLVVDDELSYTKLLTKRMTHRGFEVTAVNSGREAVQAMRCGSYDVALLDLKMEDIDGLETLKMLKILAPETKVIILTGHGGEAEARRCFDLGAFDYLVKPCRLEVIIQTILRAVGRF is encoded by the coding sequence ATGTCCGACGCGGATTCTTCGGCCCAATCGGCCTCCAGGCCTCCAGTGCGGCTTCTCGTCGTCGACGACGAGCTGTCCTACACGAAACTGCTGACCAAGCGCATGACTCACCGTGGCTTCGAGGTCACGGCGGTCAACAGCGGGCGGGAGGCCGTTCAGGCCATGCGTTGCGGAAGCTACGACGTGGCCCTGCTTGACCTAAAGATGGAGGACATCGACGGCCTGGAGACCCTCAAGATGCTGAAGATCCTCGCCCCAGAAACCAAGGTCATCATCCTCACCGGCCACGGCGGCGAGGCCGAGGCCCGGCGGTGCTTCGACCTCGGGGCCTTTGACTATCTTGTCAAGCCTTGTCGGCTCGAGGTCATCATCCAGACCATTCTGAGGGCCGTGGGCCGATTCTGA